A stretch of DNA from Nitrospirota bacterium:
GTTTGTCATGGTAAACAAGGCTAAGGCGTACAATTCCTCAACTACTCCTGAAGCAATGATTGGAAAGACGGACTTTGACTACTTAAGCCCTGCTCAGGCATCGCGCGTGAGACAACTTGAGGAGGAGATAATAAAAACCGGCAAGCCGATGGTTGGGAACGTTGAAACGCTGACGCGTAAAAGCGGCAACACTGTCCACGTTCTGGCCAACAAGGTTCCGTGGTATGATAGTGAGGGAAACATAATTGGCACAATAGGTATATCACGAGATATAACGGAGTTTAAAGATGCAAGGGAAGCTCTTGAACTGGCAAAAAATGACCTTGAAAAACGCATTGATGAACGCACCCATCAACTTAAAGAGCTAAACGACACACTTCTTGCCGAGATAAATGAGCGCAAACGCATGGAAGAGGAAATCCGGAAAAACTATTACACGCAAAGAGCTATCAACAACGTTTTAAAAATAGCGCTTGAACCCGTCTCTTTAACTGAGCAACTTGATAAAACGCTTGACTTAGTTCTTTCCATTCCGTGGCTTTCCCTGCTGTCAAAGGGTTCTATATTTTCCTACGATGATGCCACATCTTCTTTAAATATGATCAGTGTCAGGGGACTGTCAGACTTTTTGCGTCAAACCTGTAAAACCGTTCCTGTTGGAATGTGTCTGTGCGGCAGGTGTGCTCTTACCAGAGAAACAATCTTTGTTAACCACTTAGACGACAGACACGACATTGGGTACGATGGAATGACAAATCATGGCCACTACTGCGTCCCTATTCAAAAAGGCTCACAACTGCTTGGCGTGATTAATCTGTACGTAAATGCAGGGCACACGACAACCCACATGGAGGTAGCGTTTCTCCTTGCAGTGGCAGACTCGATAGCCGGCATGATGGAAAGAGATAAAAATGAACTTGAAAAGCATAAGCTGCAAAAACAGCTGATTCACTCTGAGAAACTTTCGGCTCTTGGAAGACTTTCGGCCAGTGTTGCCCATGAAATCAGGAATCCGCTTACCGCTATCGGAGGATTTGCCAGAAGGCTTCATAAAATGGTGTTAGACGGTACAAAAGAAAAAGAGTATGCCGATGTAATCAGTGCTGAGTCCACGCGTCTTGAGATTATCCTGAAAAACATTCTTTCTTATTCCAGGGCTGAAAGCCACAACATGAGCTCTCAGAACTTAAACGAAATAATTGCCGAAACAATCAGAAATTACAGTGAAACAATGGTGGAAAAATGTGTTAAGGTTTTTTTTACAGCCGGTAATTTGCCGCTCATTAAGGTGGACAGAACTCAGATCCGGCAGGTTTTTGATAACCTTGTCACAAATGCAATTGATGCCATGCCCAGTGAGGGCGGCTCTGTCAGAATAATAACAAAAGCCACAGTCAAGGACAATGTTAAATGTGCCATGATTCAGATTGAGGACTCAGGGACAGGTATTCCGGCAGACAAAATCAGCATGATATTTGAGCCGTTTTTTTCGACAAAGGAAATGGGGCGGGGCACAGGGCTTGGACTTCCCATCACAAGGCGGATTGTTACCGAACACGGCGGGATGATAAACGTGGAGAGCTATCCTGGGGCCGGTTCAGTGTTTACCGTTTATTTGCCTTTTAAAGAGTAATTTGAAAAGAATTCACTTTGAGCATCCTTACTGAAATCATTGCTAAGAAAAAAGAACGCCTCATTGCTAAGAAAAAATCTGCTGCCTTAAAGGATTTGATTGAAAAGTCAGGTGACATGCCGCCGGTACGGAATTTTTATAGTGCCCTAAAAAGAAAAAAACCAGCGGAGCAAATAAAAATAATCGCAGAAATAAAGCGTGCCTCACCCTCTGAGGGACTAATACGCAGTGAATTCGACGTAAGAGAAATAGCTGCTATATATGGCAAAGGGGGGGCATCTGCAATATCGGTTCTTACTGAGGAGGACTATTTCAGGGGCGATTTGAAGTATATCAGCGAGGCGAGGTACGAGACAGATGTACCGGTTTTAAGAAAGGATTTTATCTTTGACACCTACCAGATGTATGAGTCACGAGCGG
This window harbors:
- a CDS encoding PAS domain-containing protein; this translates as MTEKVLNVSSDENPQGKSSAASMEEKIALKEHELLRILMDNVPDSIYFKDHEGRFVMVNKAKAYNSSTTPEAMIGKTDFDYLSPAQASRVRQLEEEIIKTGKPMVGNVETLTRKSGNTVHVLANKVPWYDSEGNIIGTIGISRDITEFKDAREALELAKNDLEKRIDERTHQLKELNDTLLAEINERKRMEEEIRKNYYTQRAINNVLKIALEPVSLTEQLDKTLDLVLSIPWLSLLSKGSIFSYDDATSSLNMISVRGLSDFLRQTCKTVPVGMCLCGRCALTRETIFVNHLDDRHDIGYDGMTNHGHYCVPIQKGSQLLGVINLYVNAGHTTTHMEVAFLLAVADSIAGMMERDKNELEKHKLQKQLIHSEKLSALGRLSASVAHEIRNPLTAIGGFARRLHKMVLDGTKEKEYADVISAESTRLEIILKNILSYSRAESHNMSSQNLNEIIAETIRNYSETMVEKCVKVFFTAGNLPLIKVDRTQIRQVFDNLVTNAIDAMPSEGGSVRIITKATVKDNVKCAMIQIEDSGTGIPADKISMIFEPFFSTKEMGRGTGLGLPITRRIVTEHGGMINVESYPGAGSVFTVYLPFKE